From Halorientalis litorea:
GACGGTGACTCGGTGGCCGTGACCTATCAAATAAGGCAGTCGGTACAAGTGGGTTTAGGCCCGATTGAGGGGTAGAGGTGCTTCAGGTGTCAACGGTTGCTCGGGTTCGGCAGTGTGTGCCGGGGCGGCTCCCGGTCACACTGCTTCCGGTGGCGTACGTGTTCACCGCGGAGGCGTGGTACATGCTGAACCGCGCCGAGTCTGTCCTCCCGCTCGCGTGGCTCGTGCCACTGAACCTCGGCCTGCTGGCCTACGCGCTGGAGGAACTCGTCACGCTGTGGCAAACCGTCGTCGTGCTGTCGGTTGCCCGCGTCCTGTTCGTGCCCGTCCTGTTGCTGGCCGGGATGGACGACTTCGCGCTGTTCTACGTGCTGTTCGTGGCACCAGTGGACCTGTTGATTCCGGTCGGCCTCTGGCACGCCACCGACCGAGGACCGCGCGCCAGTACCGCCTGACGCACCTCCCCCAACACCACCCCCTTTCCCCACCCCATTCACGCTCTATTCCCCTTCGTGCAGTTCGACCGTGAGCGTCCCGTCCGTGACTCGTACAGTCAACATCGACACGCGCGTCGCCGGCCCCGCACCGGTCGCCGTGCCGGGATTGAGCAGTCGCACGCCCCCGACTGTCGTGTCGAGGACCTCGTGCGTGTGCCCGGCGACACCGACGGTCAGCCCGTCGCCGGCGTGTTCACGAACGGTCTCGGCCACCCGCTGTTCGTAGCCCGGGGGACCGCCGTCGCCGTGGGTCACGACGAACTCCACGCCGCCGAGTTCGACTGTCGCGACGCGTGGCAGGCCCAGTCCGTAGTCGGTGTTTCCGCCGACCGCAGTCAGGTCGGTCGCCACGTCCTCGAACGTGGCGAGCGCGGGGGCGGAGTCGAAATCTCCCGCGTGGATGGTGTGGTCCGCCGCCCGGACGCGTTCGCGCACCCACCTCGGTATCTCGGGTGCCCGCGACGGCACGTGCGTATCACTGACGAGTGCGACATCCATGCGAGCCGGTTGGGTCCCCACCGACAAACCGTCCGGGGACTTATCTCCGCGCCGCACCCACGCCCGCTATGACCGAGACGCACGTCGTCACCTGCTTCCTCCGCCACCGGGGCGACGTTCTCCTCCTCCGACGGAGCGAGGCCGTCGGTTCGTACACCGGACGGTGGGGCGGCGTCGCGGGCCACGTCGCCGACGACGCGGGCCGGGACCGGACCCCCGAGGCCGCCGCACGCGCCGAAATCAGCGAGGAGACGGGACTGGCCGACGCGTGTTCGCTCGTCCGCCGTGGCGACCCGTTCACCGTGACCGACGCCGAACTCGGCCGGGAGTGGCTCGTCCACCCCTTCCTGTTCGACTGTAACTCGCGCGACGTGACCACCAACGAGGAGACGGCGGCCGTCGAGTGGGTGTCCCCGACGGCCATCCTCCGCCGCGAGACGGTGCCGGACCTCTGGACCTCTTACGACCGCGTGCGGCCGACGGCCGAGTCGGTTGCGGCCGACCGCACCCACGGGTCCGCCTACATCTCGGTCCGCGCCCTCGAAGTCTTGCGGGACGAGGCCGGACTCGCGACCGAGCGCGGCGGTGACTGGGCGGCAATCGCAGAGACGGCCCGCGAACTCCGGGCGGCCCGGCCGACGATGACGGCCCTCGGGAACCGCGTCAACCGCGCGATGGCGGCGGCCACGGACCGGACGCCGCGCGCCGTCGAACGCGCCGCGAGTGCGGCCATCGAAACCGCGCTCGACGCCGACGACGCCGCGGCCGAGACGGCCGCCACGATTGTCGGCGGCGACCGACTCGTCACGCTCTCTCGGTCGGGGACCGTCGAGCGGGCACTCGCGCTTGCCGACCCCGAGTCCGTGCTGGTCGCCGAGTCCCGGCCCGGCGGCGAGGGCGTCGGCGTCGCGGAACGACTCGCACCCGACCACGACGTGACGCTGTGTCCCGACGCCGCGCTCGCCCACGAACTCGCGACCGACGCCTACGACGCCGTGCTGGTCGGTGCCGACACGGTCCTCCTGGACGGGCGCGTACTCAACAAGGCCGGAACGCGGGCGGTGGCCCTCGCCGCCGACCACGAGGGTGTGCCGGTCTATGCCGTCGCCGCTGCCGCCAAGGTGAGCCCCGACCCGGACCCCCGTTTCGAGTCCGCCGACTCCGCTGACGTGTACGACGGCCCGGCCGACCTGTCGGTTCACGCCCCGCTGTTCGACGTGACGCCCGCCCCTCTGCTCGCAGGGGTCATCACCGAGGACGGCCTGCTGGACGCCAGCGACGTGGCGGCCGTCGCCGAGCAACACCGGGCACGCAGAGACTGGTAGCACAACACCCAAATCCGGCCGCCGTCTACCCTCGCTGGGCGGCAGTGACGAGGGTTACCCCCACCGAGCCCCGTGTGACGAGGTTTTTTCCCGAGCCGCCCTCTCCGACTCGTGACCGGCCCGTCCCGTCAGACGACAGTCGGGTCGGCGGAGTCACAGGTAGAGATACGGCTAAGTGCGAGAGCGTCGTAACTCCGACCAGCGTGTCTACGGGTGGAGACGCGCAGCGGAGGGCTCGAATGGTACTCGAACACTACTCTCGGGGAGTGACACAGCACCGTGACCGCGAGCGAGTGGTGACGCATCGCTCGACGTGCCCGGACTGTGAGGGCCGCGTCGTCGACGGACAGGGACTCCTCTACTGTCGCGGCTGTCGCTGGACTGGTCGCGTCGTCTAACGCACGTTTTTTGAGTACAGTCGCCGCTCGATGGCGGCGTGTCGATAAAGAATCGAGGTGAGTGGTCGAGTGCGGGAACCGACCCGCTACGCTCCCCGTTCGCCGTTCCGAGGCACTCGCAGTGCTCGTGCCTCGCTGGTTCGCGGGCGAGGCCCGCTCTCTGTTTGGAGGACTCGCTCCGCTCGTCCTCCCTCTAGTCGTCTGCGGGCGCGCCGCTACCGTCGTCTGCCTTCTTCTTCGTGTGCGAGAGCTTGCCACCGTCGGCCAGAATCTCGCGTTCGCGCTCGGAGGCGTCGAGCGTCGCGGTGAGTTCCCAGTCGTCGTTGACGCGGACGGTGAACTCTTCCTGCCCGGAGCGGACGGCCTCGGCCACGTCGTCGACGACTTCGATGTCGTCGCCCTGTTCGATGTTCTCGTAGTCGGCCTCGTCGATTTCCAGCGGGAGGAGACCGAAGTTGAACAGGTTGGCCTTGTGGATGCGGGCGAAGCTCTGTGCGAGGACGCCCTCGACACCGAGGTACATCGGACAGAGGGCCGCGTGTTCACGCGAGGAGCCCTGTCCGTAGTTCTCGCCGGCGACGAGGAAGCCGCCGTCGGAGTCGAGCGCGCGCTGTGCGAAGTCCTCGTCGACGCGCGAGAGCGTGAACTCCGAGAGCTTCGGGATGTTCGACCGGTACATCAGGATGTCCTGCGTGGCAGGGATGATGTGGTCGGTCGTGATGTTGTCCTCCATCTTCAGGAGGGCCGGTCCTTCGAGGTGGGCGTCGAGTTCGTCCTTCAGCGGCACGTCGCCGATGTTCGGCCCCTTGACGAGGCTGTCGTCGACGGGGTCGTCGGGCGTGATGATGTCGTTCTCGGCACCCTCGTAGGCGTCGGGCAGTTCGAACCCGGGGTCTTCGAGGTCGCCGAGTTCGTCGGCGAGGTCACGCGGGTCGACGATTTCGCCCTTGATGGCCGCCGCAGTGGCGACCTCCGGCGAACAGAGGTAGACGTTGTCGTCCTCGATACCCGAGCGACCCTCGAAGTTGCGGTTGAACGTCCGCAGCGAGACGGAGTCGCTCCCGGGCACGTGGCCGATACCGATACAGGCACCACAGGTGGACTCGGAGTAGTTGACACCGGCGGCCATCATCTCGGCCGTCCAGCCCTCACGGGCGAGCATCTCGCTGGCCTTCTTCGAGCCGGGCGCGACGATCATCTCCATGTCACGCTGGATCGAACGCCCCTCGAGCATCTTCGCCGCGGGCAGCACGTCCTCGTACCCGCCGTTGGTACAGGAGCCGATGATGACCTGGTCGACGTCCTGACCCGCGACCTCACGAACCGGCACAACGTTGTCGGGCATCGACGGCTCGGCGATGAGTGGCTCAAGCTCCGAGAGGTCGATCGTGACTTGGTCCGCGTACTCGGCGTCCTCGTCGGGCTGGACCTCCTCGAACTCGTCGGCCCGGCCGACCTTCTCGAGGTACTCCTTCGTGCGCTCGTCGGTGGGGAAGATACTCGACGTCGCGCCGAGTTCCGTACCCATGTTCGTGATAGTCATGCGCTCCGGTGCCGACAGCGTCTCGACGCCTGGCCCGGTGTACTCGAAAATCTTGTCGACGCCACCCTTCACCGAGAGACGCCGCAGCATCTCGAGGATGACGTCTTTGGCCGTCGCCCACGCGGGGAGCTCGCCCTCGAGGCGGACGTTGACGACTTCCGGCATCTCGATGTAGTAGGCACCGCCACCCATGGCGACGGCCACGTCCAGCCCACCCGAACCGATTGCGAGTTCCCCGAGTCCGCCGGGCGTCGGGGTGTGGGAGTCCGACCCCAGCATCGTCTTGCCGGGCGCGGCGAAGTTCTCGCGGTGGACGTTGTGACAGATACCGTTGCCCGGACGCGAGAAGTACGCGCCGAACGTGCCTGCCGCAGAGCGGAGGAAGCGGTGGTCGTCCGTGTTCTTGAAGTCGAACTGGTAGGTCTGGTGGTCACAGTACTGTGCCGCCAGTTCCGTCTGGACCTCGTCCAGCCCCAGTGCCTCGAACTGCAGCCATACGAGCGTCCCGGTCGTGTCCTGTGTCAGCACCTGGTCGATCTCGATTCCAATCTCCTCGCCGGTTTCGAGTTCACCGTCGACGAGGTGGTCGTCGAGAATCTTTTCTGTAAGCGTCTGTCCCATAACGTTCCCACTTCGACTGTCCGCGGTGATAAATCATTTGAGTCTCCGCCGGGCACGTATACTGCATCCCTAGTACACCTTTGACATCCTCCGTATCGCTCCATATCGGTCCGGTCTCGGTCGAACCGGCAGGGTTTTGCCCGCGCTGGTCCGCCACTCGGCCATGTTCCGCAGTGGCGCGTTCGTCGCCGACCACCTCGGTGACCTCCGCGAGTCACAGGTTCAACCGAACGGCGTCGACCTCACGCTGGGCACCGTCTTCGAGCAGACTGACCCGGGCCGCATCGAGCGCGGCGACAAGACAGTCGGTGCCCGCCGCGAACTCGACGCCGAGGACGGCGTGTTCACGCTCTCGCCCGGTGGGTACGTCGTCCGCTACGCCGAGCGTATCGCGATACCCGACGAACACGTCGGCTTCCTCTACCCGCGCTCGTCGCTCCTGCGCAACTCCTGTATGCTGAACACGGCCGTCTGGGACGCGGGCTACGAGGGCCGCGGCGAGGGGCTGTTGCAGGTCCACCACGACATCGAACTCGAACGCGGCGCGCGCATCGCCCAACTCACGCTCGCGGCGGCCGACCACGACGGGACCTACGACGGCTCCTACCAGCGCGAACACTTGTAGTACCGCCAAACACTAGTACTCGCTCCCGGAATATCAGCCGAGATGACACGGTTCGGGTGGGTACTCTGTCTGGTGGTTCTCGGTGCTGTCGCCGGTGGCGCGGCGGCCGGGAGTGTGGCGGCCGTCACGGACGACGGTGCTGCCTCGACCGCTGCCGCGAGCGAGCAGACGACGAACGTCTCCATCTCGACACTTACCGGGCCACAGCGGTTGTTCGTCGCTGCACGGGAAGCGGAGACAGCGGACGAAATACAGAACGTGTCCACGACGGAATCCGAGGTGGTCTACCCCCGGGCGACGCTCGTCGTCTTGCTGTCGGCACCCGACCTCCAAACGGCCGTCAGCCGACAGTCCGGTGACGATACGAGCGAACGTCTCCGCTCGCTGCTCGCGAGCGACCGCGCCGTACTCCGTTCGTCACAGAGTGGGGTGGTCGACACACCGAAGACGCTTGCACTCACCGACAGTGCCGCGACGACGGCGGTGCGAGTGAACGCCGACATCGTCGCGTTGGCGGTGAACGTTTCGCGCCTGTCGGCGATGCACGACCGGAACGGCAACGGCCTCGCCGACGACGGCGGTACCGCGTCCGTCCAGCCGCCAGAATCGTATCGACTGCGCTTCACCTACGAGGGCACCACGGCACGGACGGATATCCGGTTCGAAAACCCTTCGGCGACCCTCGCCCCCACCACAGAGGGTCCGTTATCGTTTCTCGCGGGCGCAGGCCAGTCAGTGTCCGGCACGACGACGCTCCCCGCCGGCACGAACCTCTCTGTCGTCTTCACGACTACCGGCGACCCTTCGTTCGTCCAGACGCGCCGAGCCACGGTCGACGACGATTCGACGTTTACTGCCACGTTCGACCTCTCGGATGCCCCGGCTGGGACGAACGTGACCGTCGTCGTCCGCCGTGGCGACCGGACGCTCGGCGGCCGGACGGGGCGAATCGAGACGCCCAGTGCGACCGCACGCGTCCCGTCGCGGGTTTCGCCGGGAGACATCCTCCGAATCCGAAGCCCTACGTCCTCTCACCCCGGATTCCTCGTCGTCAGGCGAAACACGACGGACGGCGAGATACTCGCGGCTCGCTCGTTCGGTGCCGGGGAGAGCGAGACACGATTGATTCCGGTGGACCGGTCCGCCGACCGCCTCGTGGTGCAGGCTTATCTCGACATCGACGGGAACGGGCGACTCGACGCCGACGGCCCTGACCGACTGTTCGACCCCACCGGTCCGCCGCTGGCGACCGTCGACGTCGGCCCGCCGCCACCCGACACGACGACTCGAACACGCACCGCGACGCCGATGCCAGAGACCGAGACGACGACCGACACGGCGACTGCGGCCACCGACACCGCGACGCCCACACGACCCGACCGGGGACAGACCACCGTCGTCGTCACGCCGACGAGTGGGCCGGGCTTCGGCGTCGGGACGGCCCTCGCGGCACTCGTCCTGTTCCTCCTCGGGCGGCGGTGAGTGGTCCCGGGTCGCCGCCCGCCTTCGTCCCCGGCTCACTCAGTTCGCCCGCGTGGCGAACTGTTCGCGGACCTTCTCGACTTTCGGCCGGACGTTGGCCGCACAGTAGGGCTTGTTCGGATGTTTCTCGAAGTAGTTCTGATGCTTCGCCTCCGCCTCGTAGAACGTCTCCAGCGGCTCGACTTCGGTCACGATGGGGTCGTCGTAGACGCCCTCTCGCTCCAGTTCGTCGACGAACGCCTCGACAGTCTCGCGTTGGGCTTCGTCGTGGTAGTAGACGGCCGAGCGGTACTGGCTCCCCACGTCAGGCCCTTCCCTGTCCTTGGTCGTGGGCGTGTGGATGCTGAAGAACACTTCGAGCAAGTCCTCGTACGCCACGATATCGGGGTCGTAGGTTACCTGCACCGCCTCGGCGTGGCCCGTCGACCCCGAACAGACCTGCCTGTAGGTCGGGTCCTCGACGTGGCCGCCGCAGTAGCCGGACGTGGCCTCGTGGACGCCGTCGAGTTCTTCGAGTGCCGCCTCGATGCACCAGAAACAGCCACCGGCGAGCGTCGCCCGTTCGTGGTCGTCCGTCATGCCCATCGGTAGGGGCTGGACGGCGTTAAGTGCCGCGCCGCTCAGTCCACGCGGTCGAGGACCTGCCGTCCGACCGACCGCGTGTACTTCCCGATGTACCGCCGCGCCGAGGTAGACTCCCCGACCGGCCGCGTCCGACCCGCCGCGAGCGCGTCGAGGATAGCGTCGGCGGAGAGTTCGTCCGCCGTGTCCGGTAGTTCGACCTCGGTGCAGCCACGACCGACCGTCTCGGGCGTGTGGGCGTCGCTCGCGCCGAGTTGCGGATAATCGTTGCGAGCGGCGAACAGTTTCGCCCGCCGGTTCTGGATACCGGTCATCGACCACGCGTTGAATACTTCGATGCCATCACACGCCGTGAGGTCCCGCTTCCGGACGCCGTGACGGCTGAGTTGGAAGGGGTGGGGAACAACTGCGAGGCCGCCCTGGTTGCGGATGCGGGCGACGCTCGTGGCCAACGGCTCACCGACCGGCGGCCGGTCGCGGATTCCGATGCCGAGGACGTGCCCGTCGGCCGTCGACACCTCGACGCCGGGGACGACGGTCACGTCGTAGCGTTCCTGCAGTGAGACGGCTTCACGCGCGGCGACGGTCGTGTCGTGGTCGGTGATGGCAACGGCGTCGAGCGGACCGTTGTGACAGTGCGTGAGGAGTTCGCGGACGGACCCGTGCCCGTCGTAGGAGGCTCCCGTGTGGACGTGCGGGTCGAGTTGGATGGTCGCTGTCTCGGTCATCAACTGCCCCCAATCCACCCGAGTGCCAACGACAGGCTCAGGGCGGCCGCGGTCAGCGCGAGTCCGCCCGCGAGCAGGTGGCCGGTCCACGTCTTGTAGCTCTTGTATCCCGAGACCATCAGCGGACAGGTGAGGAGGATGGGTACGGCAGCCAGCCACCCGTTCCACGCGGCGACGAACACGTCGAGGTAGTACGTGAGCAGGACGGCGAAGTTGACGTGGACGACGGTGAACCCGACGTAGTAGCTCTCTCCCTCGGACTCACCGAAGCCGTCACTCGCGTGTCGAACGAGGCGGAGACCGCCGAACGCGAGGATGGCGAACCCGACGAACACGGTCATCCACACGGACGGCGAGAGCGCGACGTGATAGAGGAGTGCCCCGGTCACGAGGTACGCGAACACGTCGATGAACGAGTCGACCTGTCGCCCGAACGGCGACGAGAGGCCGTTCGCACGGGCGTAGTACCCGTCGAGTTTGTCGAACACGAAGGCACCGAACATCACGAGCACGGCCACGTCGACTGCTCCGCGCAGGAACAACACCGCACTCGACCACGCGAACAACAACGCGACGAGACTCAAGTAGTCGGCACCCGTCAACCGCCCGAACAACTGCATTCCAACTGAACTGTCCCAACGGCGTTCCATCTGCGTGACGACTACCTCGGGGAGTGCCCATCCGGATGGACTGGTTTCGTCGGACATGTCCTCACTCGCTCGTTCCGGCCGAAAATATATAATTCCCCATTATATAAATATATGTAGAAGATTATATTTACACGGACCGCTACGCACTGGGGGTGAGGTGTCGGTGGCGGTGGCGTTCCCAGCCACCGATGCCGGCACTGCTGAACCGTTCGGTCGGTCGAAACCCGAGGCCGCGAAAGGCCGCCCGAGACGGAAGGTTGTCCGGGGCGACGAGCGCGCTGATGCGTTCGGCACCGAGTTCGTCGGCGGCGGCCGCCACCGCCCGTGCGATTATCGCCGTCCCGATACCGCACTCCCGTTCCGCGGGGACGACGAAGAGCCGCCAGAGGTACGCCCCGGACAACGCCACTCGCCTGTCGAGTTCCGGCACGTACACCGGCCGATTGCTGAGACAGCAGTACCCGACTGCCTCACCGTCCCGCTCGGCGCGTACGAGGACATCCTCGGGTGACAGCGGTGCGTCCGCCAACCGGTCCGGTACCCACGTGTCGGCGGGCACGATGTCGAGGCGGACGCCCTGGGGATACTGTGGCGTGGTATCGCCGGCCGCCCGCTCGAACCGGTCCAGCTGTGCGACGAAGACACCGGCGTCGGCCAGTCTGTGGGCGAGCCGGCGGACGGCCGCGTGGCGGGTCACGCGCCAGAGTCCCGACCGAACCAGCAGGGACGTGCGAGCCATACGGCGACGTTCGTCGTCGCCCTACATTGCGGTTGCGAGCCGATACCGAATCCCCAACAGAACGTACCCATCGATAGTGCTATAGAGGACCAGTCCGTTGAAATGATAGCCATGATGACGCCGACTCACGCCTTCGTCGGCGCGCTCCTCGGCGCGACGACAGTGCTGTTCGCGCCGTCCCTCACGCCGACTGCCGTCGTCGTCGGGTTCGTCGGTGGTGCCCTCCCGGATATCGACTTGCTGGCGACTCACCGTCGCTCCACACACTATCCCGTCTACGCGACGGCCGCGGCCCTCCCCGTGATGGCCGCTGTCGCCGTCGCTCCGTCGCCGGCCGGTGTCCTCTTCGCCGTCTTCCTCGCCAGTGCGGCCACACACGCTCTCATGGACGCCCTCGGCGGTGGCGTCGAGGTGCGGCCGTGGGAGGCCACCTCCGAGAAGGGCGTGTTCAACCACGCGACCGGCCGCTGGATAGTCCCGCGCCGGTGGGTCCGCTACGCCGGTGCCCCGGAGGACCTCGCGCTGGCGGTGCTGTGCTGCCTCCCGACTCTGCTCGTGGTCAGTGGCCGACTTCGCCTCGCCCTGCTCGCAGTCCTCTGTTGTTCCGGGCTGTTCACCGCCGTCCGCCGTCGGCTGTCTGGCCTCACGGAGCGTCTCTTCGCCGACGCCGCCGACGCCTGACTCATTCCTCGTCCTCTCGCTCCCACGCCCACACCGCGACGCCGCCGTGGATGCCGAGCAACATTCCTATCAGGAGACCGCCGAGCGCGGTGAGCAGCGACAACAGGGCCATCGCCGTCCCGACGATGCCGACGATAGACGACTCCTCGGGCATCGCCAGCGCGGCGATACCGGACAGCACCATCAACAGCGCGACGACCAGCCCGATGCTCGTGTAGGCACCGCCGATGAGCAGCAGGTCACGGGCGTACCCACCGGAGACGTACGTGACCATCAGCCCGCCGAGAATCAGGAGGACGCCGCCGCCGAACGGTCGTCCCCGTCGCCACCGGTTGGCACGCGCGAGCCGTCGTCGACTCACGGTCGAAACGGCCGCCAGTAGCCCGTTTCCGTGGCTGTGCGTGTCGCCGTCGCTCATGTGAACTGATACTCGAACGTTCCGTCGTCGTTGGGGTCGTACTGGACGCCGAGTTGGACGCTCGCCAGCGGGACGGAGTCGGCCGCGAGGTAGTGTGACTGGATTTTGACTGTCCCGAGTGTCAGCCCGTCCTGCCCCGCCGACGCGTTCAAATCGACCAGCGACCGCGTGGGATCAGCCGGCGACCCGGGACCAGTGGCGACACGGAGTTGCCGTCTCGAGTCGGGGTCCTGTCGCTCGTCGGCGATGAAACCGTTGAACGTCGAGGTGTCGGCCCGGAGCGACGAGGCCTTGAACAGAAGCTGGTTCGTGTTGAACGTGTTCCCGCCGTTCAGGCGTATCTGTGCGGTCCCACTGAGCCCGGGAAGCCCGCTCACGTCGATGTCCTTCGTCAGCACGATGTTACTGAACTCGACCTGTGACAGTTCGAGGATGAGCGTGGGGTACTGTTCCGAAGTCTGGGTCGACTCACAGGGCAAGTCCGACAGTGCCGACGCCGGAATCTGCTGTTGCGTATCCGTCCCACCCGTTGGTGGACCCGCCCACGTTACGTCGAGTGACTGGCCACCGATGCCTTGGAAGTAGTCGACCCTGATGCTGTGTTCGCCACTTTCCAGACTCGTGAGGCCGAACTCCGTTTCTGCGGCGTGGTTACCGCCATTATCGACCACAAGCTCTTCGTCGACGAACAGTTGACTTCCGTCGTCGGACGTGGTCGTGAAGTTGTACGTACCACTGGTCGGGACATCGAGACACTTCCGGAACCGGAGCCCGTAGTTGTTGCTTCTCCTTCTGAGGCTGATGTCGTTGAGGCTGGTCGTATTACCGACTTCGGCGAGGTTGTACCGACCGAACGACGGCATTCCCTCGATGACGCGCTCGAACGTCCCCGACTCGTAGTACCGGTAGCTCGGGTCCCTCACTGTGTCGTAGGAGAGGACGGAACTGTCGAGTGAGGTTCTCTGGCTGTTGGTATCGGGCCCGGAGTACTCGGCTAGGAGGGACTGTCCGCCCGTCCCCTCGAAGTAATCTACTCGGATATCGTATGTTCCTGGTGAGAGAGATATGGTGTCGGATGTCTCGGGGGGAGTCCTCCCGTCAGATTCGTACCCGTTCGCATCGACCAAGAGATTTCCGTCGATGTAGAGTTGACTCCCGTCGTCGGAATCGAGGTAGAACGTGTAGGTTCCGCCGTTCTGAATCTCGATCTCCTGCTCCATCCGGAGGGCGAACTCGTCACCCTTGTTTGCAGGAAGATTATTTATGTTAAGATTAGAGCCCGACCTGACGTAGTTCGAGTCGGCGTAGTTCGGCATACACGCGAACGTGTCTGGGTTCGTCGTGTCTTGGCCACATCCGCTCGCGCTACTAAATAACCCGGTAGAAACCTCTTGGTGGTAATCTCCCCGGTAGAGCTCATAGTTCGGTTGCTCGACGTCGACGCTTCGCGAGGCAGGGCCGCTCCCACTCGATGTCGGGGAGACGCCGGGGTGAATGTACACGTCCTGTGCAGTCACTTGGTTGGCCTCGACGGTGAACCCGCCGACCCCAGCGATCGGATA
This genomic window contains:
- a CDS encoding metallophosphoesterase family protein: MDVALVSDTHVPSRAPEIPRWVRERVRAADHTIHAGDFDSAPALATFEDVATDLTAVGGNTDYGLGLPRVATVELGGVEFVVTHGDGGPPGYEQRVAETVREHAGDGLTVGVAGHTHEVLDTTVGGVRLLNPGTATGAGPATRVSMLTVRVTDGTLTVELHEGE
- a CDS encoding NUDIX domain-containing protein gives rise to the protein MTETHVVTCFLRHRGDVLLLRRSEAVGSYTGRWGGVAGHVADDAGRDRTPEAAARAEISEETGLADACSLVRRGDPFTVTDAELGREWLVHPFLFDCNSRDVTTNEETAAVEWVSPTAILRRETVPDLWTSYDRVRPTAESVAADRTHGSAYISVRALEVLRDEAGLATERGGDWAAIAETARELRAARPTMTALGNRVNRAMAAATDRTPRAVERAASAAIETALDADDAAAETAATIVGGDRLVTLSRSGTVERALALADPESVLVAESRPGGEGVGVAERLAPDHDVTLCPDAALAHELATDAYDAVLVGADTVLLDGRVLNKAGTRAVALAADHEGVPVYAVAAAAKVSPDPDPRFESADSADVYDGPADLSVHAPLFDVTPAPLLAGVITEDGLLDASDVAAVAEQHRARRDW
- a CDS encoding aconitate hydratase, which produces MGQTLTEKILDDHLVDGELETGEEIGIEIDQVLTQDTTGTLVWLQFEALGLDEVQTELAAQYCDHQTYQFDFKNTDDHRFLRSAAGTFGAYFSRPGNGICHNVHRENFAAPGKTMLGSDSHTPTPGGLGELAIGSGGLDVAVAMGGGAYYIEMPEVVNVRLEGELPAWATAKDVILEMLRRLSVKGGVDKIFEYTGPGVETLSAPERMTITNMGTELGATSSIFPTDERTKEYLEKVGRADEFEEVQPDEDAEYADQVTIDLSELEPLIAEPSMPDNVVPVREVAGQDVDQVIIGSCTNGGYEDVLPAAKMLEGRSIQRDMEMIVAPGSKKASEMLAREGWTAEMMAAGVNYSESTCGACIGIGHVPGSDSVSLRTFNRNFEGRSGIEDDNVYLCSPEVATAAAIKGEIVDPRDLADELGDLEDPGFELPDAYEGAENDIITPDDPVDDSLVKGPNIGDVPLKDELDAHLEGPALLKMEDNITTDHIIPATQDILMYRSNIPKLSEFTLSRVDEDFAQRALDSDGGFLVAGENYGQGSSREHAALCPMYLGVEGVLAQSFARIHKANLFNFGLLPLEIDEADYENIEQGDDIEVVDDVAEAVRSGQEEFTVRVNDDWELTATLDASEREREILADGGKLSHTKKKADDGSGAPADD
- a CDS encoding deoxyuridine 5'-triphosphate nucleotidohydrolase, producing the protein MFRSGAFVADHLGDLRESQVQPNGVDLTLGTVFEQTDPGRIERGDKTVGARRELDAEDGVFTLSPGGYVVRYAERIAIPDEHVGFLYPRSSLLRNSCMLNTAVWDAGYEGRGEGLLQVHHDIELERGARIAQLTLAAADHDGTYDGSYQREHL
- a CDS encoding BGTF surface domain-containing protein; this translates as MTRFGWVLCLVVLGAVAGGAAAGSVAAVTDDGAASTAAASEQTTNVSISTLTGPQRLFVAAREAETADEIQNVSTTESEVVYPRATLVVLLSAPDLQTAVSRQSGDDTSERLRSLLASDRAVLRSSQSGVVDTPKTLALTDSAATTAVRVNADIVALAVNVSRLSAMHDRNGNGLADDGGTASVQPPESYRLRFTYEGTTARTDIRFENPSATLAPTTEGPLSFLAGAGQSVSGTTTLPAGTNLSVVFTTTGDPSFVQTRRATVDDDSTFTATFDLSDAPAGTNVTVVVRRGDRTLGGRTGRIETPSATARVPSRVSPGDILRIRSPTSSHPGFLVVRRNTTDGEILAARSFGAGESETRLIPVDRSADRLVVQAYLDIDGNGRLDADGPDRLFDPTGPPLATVDVGPPPPDTTTRTRTATPMPETETTTDTATAATDTATPTRPDRGQTTVVVTPTSGPGFGVGTALAALVLFLLGRR
- the msrA gene encoding peptide-methionine (S)-S-oxide reductase MsrA, with the translated sequence MTDDHERATLAGGCFWCIEAALEELDGVHEATSGYCGGHVEDPTYRQVCSGSTGHAEAVQVTYDPDIVAYEDLLEVFFSIHTPTTKDREGPDVGSQYRSAVYYHDEAQRETVEAFVDELEREGVYDDPIVTEVEPLETFYEAEAKHQNYFEKHPNKPYCAANVRPKVEKVREQFATRAN
- a CDS encoding PHP domain-containing protein, producing the protein MTETATIQLDPHVHTGASYDGHGSVRELLTHCHNGPLDAVAITDHDTTVAAREAVSLQERYDVTVVPGVEVSTADGHVLGIGIRDRPPVGEPLATSVARIRNQGGLAVVPHPFQLSRHGVRKRDLTACDGIEVFNAWSMTGIQNRRAKLFAARNDYPQLGASDAHTPETVGRGCTEVELPDTADELSADAILDALAAGRTRPVGESTSARRYIGKYTRSVGRQVLDRVD
- a CDS encoding CDP-alcohol phosphatidyltransferase family protein, which codes for MSDETSPSGWALPEVVVTQMERRWDSSVGMQLFGRLTGADYLSLVALLFAWSSAVLFLRGAVDVAVLVMFGAFVFDKLDGYYARANGLSSPFGRQVDSFIDVFAYLVTGALLYHVALSPSVWMTVFVGFAILAFGGLRLVRHASDGFGESEGESYYVGFTVVHVNFAVLLTYYLDVFVAAWNGWLAAVPILLTCPLMVSGYKSYKTWTGHLLAGGLALTAAALSLSLALGWIGGS
- a CDS encoding GNAT family N-acetyltransferase codes for the protein MARTSLLVRSGLWRVTRHAAVRRLAHRLADAGVFVAQLDRFERAAGDTTPQYPQGVRLDIVPADTWVPDRLADAPLSPEDVLVRAERDGEAVGYCCLSNRPVYVPELDRRVALSGAYLWRLFVVPAERECGIGTAIIARAVAAAADELGAERISALVAPDNLPSRAAFRGLGFRPTERFSSAGIGGWERHRHRHLTPSA
- a CDS encoding metal-dependent hydrolase yields the protein MMTPTHAFVGALLGATTVLFAPSLTPTAVVVGFVGGALPDIDLLATHRRSTHYPVYATAAALPVMAAVAVAPSPAGVLFAVFLASAATHALMDALGGGVEVRPWEATSEKGVFNHATGRWIVPRRWVRYAGAPEDLALAVLCCLPTLLVVSGRLRLALLAVLCCSGLFTAVRRRLSGLTERLFADAADA